Proteins encoded together in one Methanobacterium sp. window:
- a CDS encoding ferredoxin family protein: MVEILVDEDACVGCGSCVDDCPNDVYKMNEEKWKTEVVNADDCMACLSCHEICPAQAMTHKNIHVAKRLYIDRRVNDVLERII; this comes from the coding sequence ATGGTTGAAATCCTAGTAGACGAAGATGCATGTGTTGGATGTGGATCCTGTGTGGATGACTGCCCCAATGACGTGTACAAAATGAATGAGGAAAAATGGAAAACAGAAGTGGTCAATGCCGATGACTGTATGGCATGCCTCTCCTGCCATGAAATCTGCCCTGCCCAGGCCATGACCCACAAAAACATCCACGTGGCCAAACGTCTGTACATCGACCGTAGGGTAAACGACGTATTAGAACGAATCATTTGA
- a CDS encoding hydrocarbon binding protein (contains V4R domain), producing MAIQEVTGTFKPELIPKETGGDLDDYEDALHVLMKFMGSMSSALEQVSGRGANAIVYQAGKRMGHDAAKMMEKTDNLEQAMDEMGEVLGHEFYYRMWKPTGQENYTIEKGDETVVKLLFMDCVVRQTLRRTGLPQKGPLCYLLYGYMVGAVEEVMGIKGKVDVDHVGPNACLKTLTIKWGGK from the coding sequence ATGGCAATACAAGAAGTTACAGGCACATTTAAACCTGAATTAATTCCCAAAGAAACTGGTGGAGATCTGGATGACTATGAAGATGCACTACACGTGCTGATGAAATTCATGGGATCCATGTCCAGTGCCCTGGAACAGGTTTCAGGGCGGGGTGCAAACGCCATTGTTTACCAGGCAGGCAAACGCATGGGACACGATGCAGCGAAAATGATGGAAAAAACCGACAACCTGGAACAGGCCATGGATGAAATGGGCGAAGTTCTGGGGCATGAATTCTACTATAGAATGTGGAAACCAACCGGACAGGAAAATTACACCATTGAAAAAGGAGATGAAACTGTAGTAAAACTTCTCTTCATGGACTGCGTTGTCAGGCAAACCCTCCGAAGAACAGGTTTACCTCAAAAAGGACCATTATGTTACCTATTATATGGTTACATGGTTGGAGCAGTGGAAGAAGTTATGGGCATCAAAGGAAAAGTTGACGTGGACCACGTAGGCCCCAACGCATGCCTTAAAACCCTCACCATCAAATGGGGTGGTAAATAA
- a CDS encoding F420-nonreducing hydrogenase produces the protein MVKIALETLASCSGCEISILDLHEDLATLLNQAEIVYAPVLMDVKEVPDDIDIAIVSGSVRNVENKERLEELREKSKYLIAYGTCACYGGITGMADLYTSEEVTSRTYSDNPSTVSAPLPNEVVPELLSIVHPAADFTRIDGFIPGCPPKEQLTHDILIPLVNDEAPDVPKKSVCADCQREMEHVEFDTIHRRIEGTPEPGKCFLSQGYVCLGSVTLGRCGGLCTEAGIPCHGCGGPSLDVLREPSHDIYNGVIKRIAHLSKMPEKDVEKQLYDIGHVIYGFVIGSTTMEDKQVSLIPQLVKK, from the coding sequence ATGGTTAAAATAGCATTAGAAACCCTGGCCAGCTGCTCAGGGTGTGAAATTTCCATACTTGACCTTCATGAAGATCTGGCAACACTACTGAATCAAGCCGAAATAGTCTATGCACCAGTTCTTATGGATGTTAAGGAAGTTCCTGATGATATAGACATTGCCATTGTCTCTGGTTCCGTTCGAAACGTTGAAAACAAGGAGAGGCTGGAAGAACTCCGAGAAAAATCCAAGTACCTCATTGCCTATGGAACCTGTGCCTGTTACGGTGGTATAACTGGTATGGCTGATCTTTACACCTCTGAAGAGGTCACATCACGTACATACTCTGACAACCCCAGTACCGTATCTGCACCCCTTCCCAATGAAGTGGTTCCTGAACTTTTAAGCATCGTCCACCCTGCAGCCGACTTCACCCGAATCGATGGATTCATACCGGGCTGCCCACCCAAAGAACAACTCACACACGACATACTCATTCCACTTGTAAACGACGAAGCTCCTGATGTTCCTAAAAAAAGTGTCTGTGCTGATTGCCAGCGGGAAATGGAACACGTCGAGTTTGATACAATACACCGCAGAATCGAAGGCACCCCTGAACCAGGTAAATGTTTCCTGAGTCAGGGATACGTTTGTTTAGGGTCAGTGACTCTAGGCCGCTGCGGTGGTCTCTGTACAGAAGCAGGAATCCCCTGTCACGGCTGTGGAGGGCCTTCCCTTGATGTTTTAAGGGAACCCAGCCATGATATCTACAACGGAGTCATCAAAAGAATAGCTCACCTTTCCAAGATGCCAGAAAAAGACGTGGAAAAACAGCTTTATGACATTGGCCATGTTATCTACGGATTCGTAATTGGAAGTACTACCATGGAGGATAAACAGGTTTCACTCATCCCCCAACTGGTTAAAAAGTGA
- a CDS encoding Ni/Fe hydrogenase subunit alpha, with amino-acid sequence MKNIEISPVSRIEGHAKITVQVDDAGNVADAHFHVMEIRGFEKFLEGAAVEEAPRITPRICGICQTAHHLAAAKATDMVFGLEVPETAKKLRELMLLGQYIHSHSLHFYFLGAPDLVMGPDSDPAMRNVIGILKSNPDLAMMAIKTRKIGQEITGIVGGKPISPVTAIPGGQSRGITSEQQAQLLSKSKDAIGLIEQGVEVAKPLFAQYSEAIEALGPVESHFGALSNGGSIEFYDGPAKIIDKSGNQVYEFAASDYLDYIEEKVQPWSYLKFPYLKQIGFPEGNYRVGPLARLNVADTIPTEKASALYGEYKDQYGIAQNALLYHYARLIELMYAAERAVELLEDDSITGTDLRQNLSEPLITRDEAKKSSETKRGVGMIEATRGILIHDYETDAGGFINRANLIVSTGQNNLSMDIGVRETAKQMIHGEEVSEGLKNRLEMIVRAYDPCLSCATHAIDGSSPLAVDIYDSEGQLLKKHLL; translated from the coding sequence ATGAAAAATATCGAAATTAGCCCTGTAAGCAGGATAGAGGGTCACGCCAAGATCACAGTTCAGGTGGATGATGCCGGGAACGTGGCCGATGCCCACTTCCATGTTATGGAAATCAGGGGATTTGAAAAATTCCTGGAAGGTGCTGCTGTAGAAGAAGCACCCAGAATCACACCACGTATATGTGGTATATGCCAGACAGCACACCACCTGGCAGCGGCCAAAGCCACCGATATGGTTTTCGGACTGGAAGTGCCAGAAACAGCTAAAAAACTAAGGGAACTCATGCTCCTGGGACAGTACATACACTCCCATTCACTCCACTTCTACTTCCTGGGTGCCCCGGACCTGGTTATGGGTCCTGATTCAGACCCTGCAATGCGAAACGTGATAGGAATCCTGAAAAGCAATCCTGACCTGGCAATGATGGCCATAAAAACCCGGAAAATAGGGCAGGAAATTACAGGAATTGTGGGTGGAAAACCCATAAGCCCGGTAACTGCAATACCTGGAGGACAATCCAGAGGCATAACATCCGAACAACAAGCTCAACTATTATCCAAATCTAAAGATGCAATAGGCCTGATAGAACAGGGTGTTGAAGTAGCCAAACCATTATTCGCCCAGTACAGTGAAGCTATCGAAGCTTTAGGTCCTGTTGAAAGTCACTTCGGAGCGTTAAGCAATGGTGGTTCCATCGAGTTCTACGACGGACCAGCCAAGATCATTGATAAATCCGGTAACCAGGTTTATGAATTTGCAGCCTCTGATTACCTAGACTACATTGAAGAAAAAGTTCAACCATGGTCCTACCTGAAATTCCCCTACCTGAAACAGATAGGATTCCCTGAAGGTAACTACCGCGTGGGTCCACTGGCCCGGCTGAATGTGGCAGATACCATACCCACTGAAAAAGCTTCAGCTCTGTATGGTGAATACAAGGACCAGTATGGAATTGCTCAAAACGCACTTCTGTACCATTACGCCCGTTTAATAGAGTTGATGTATGCTGCTGAAAGAGCTGTGGAACTTTTAGAAGACGACAGCATAACCGGCACTGACCTGCGTCAGAACCTTTCAGAACCATTAATAACCAGGGATGAAGCCAAAAAATCCAGTGAAACCAAAAGGGGAGTGGGTATGATTGAAGCTACCCGAGGAATCCTAATTCACGACTATGAAACAGATGCAGGAGGATTCATTAACCGGGCTAACTTGATTGTTTCTACCGGTCAGAACAACCTATCCATGGATATTGGAGTTCGGGAAACCGCTAAACAGATGATACATGGTGAAGAAGTTTCTGAAGGGCTTAAAAACAGACTGGAAATGATTGTAAGGGCATACGACCCCTGTCTTTCCTGTGCAACCCATGCTATTGATGGAAGTTCACCACTCGCAGTGGACATCTACGACAGCGAAGGTCAACTTCTGAAAAAACACTTACTCTGA
- a CDS encoding roadblock/LC7 domain-containing protein: MTDTHLKMQLEKATVDLDKTPDVEGILIVASDGRILHHNLRVDVDINLFGPMSQVISSSSLRLLNSSGQGEMERVLVESSGGKALFLGLEKVHLIILMQGSANVGMVLVNAKRASQKIHEVTHDLELEVPKETIVEEISIPKEVPVEEIPTTPVTTEEQLPETTATKEPPIETVVADEKTAEDLPLETLSESADEPVLEPVLEKAKKITAEPLAEVNEPAVPEEPPVGIETELETDVKAELETEVKSEVETGELTGSDKIEELKVEELEMETEIEVAETEPEEVKPSIPTVRPPISFPSLPTDVEIPEDPEKRAELILNIYESIFLAMSMGAAKIMGVAPARGLTKKFLPFEKCRRLLENVDLKSNATIDFTQIKKNAEAIPLQEREEIFIQDFNRMIEVITENYGRVMGYEAFRAMVRPEFMEIKKSYGKAMDQLNIKKSMHPEIAHLFT, translated from the coding sequence ATGACTGACACCCATTTGAAGATGCAACTGGAAAAGGCCACCGTGGACCTGGATAAAACCCCCGATGTGGAGGGTATCCTTATTGTGGCCAGTGATGGACGGATATTACACCACAACTTACGGGTTGATGTTGATATAAACCTTTTCGGCCCCATGTCCCAAGTTATTTCCAGCTCCTCCCTAAGGCTGTTAAACTCATCAGGCCAGGGAGAAATGGAAAGAGTATTAGTGGAGTCATCTGGAGGTAAAGCTCTTTTTTTAGGTTTGGAAAAGGTGCATTTAATCATTTTAATGCAGGGCTCAGCTAATGTGGGCATGGTGCTGGTGAATGCCAAAAGAGCATCCCAGAAAATCCATGAAGTAACCCATGACCTTGAATTAGAAGTTCCAAAAGAAACCATAGTAGAAGAAATTTCAATCCCCAAAGAAGTGCCAGTTGAAGAAATACCCACAACACCTGTTACAACAGAGGAACAGTTACCTGAAACAACTGCAACAAAAGAACCCCCAATTGAAACGGTTGTTGCAGATGAAAAAACTGCTGAAGATCTACCTTTGGAAACTCTTTCAGAATCAGCGGATGAACCTGTCTTAGAACCTGTTTTGGAAAAAGCCAAAAAAATAACTGCAGAACCCCTTGCTGAGGTAAATGAACCTGCAGTTCCTGAAGAACCACCAGTAGGTATTGAAACTGAACTTGAAACTGATGTAAAAGCTGAACTTGAAACTGAAGTTAAGAGCGAAGTTGAAACTGGAGAATTAACGGGATCAGATAAGATAGAAGAATTAAAAGTAGAAGAATTAGAAATGGAAACTGAAATTGAAGTTGCTGAAACTGAACCTGAAGAGGTAAAACCAAGCATACCCACAGTCAGACCACCTATTTCATTCCCTTCACTACCAACGGATGTTGAAATCCCTGAAGATCCTGAAAAACGTGCAGAACTTATATTAAACATTTACGAATCCATATTCCTGGCCATGTCCATGGGAGCTGCCAAGATCATGGGAGTTGCTCCAGCCAGAGGACTAACCAAAAAATTCTTGCCCTTTGAAAAATGCAGGAGACTCCTGGAAAATGTTGATCTCAAAAGCAACGCCACCATTGACTTTACCCAGATAAAGAAAAACGCTGAAGCAATACCTCTCCAGGAGCGTGAAGAAATATTCATCCAGGATTTCAATCGCATGATCGAAGTCATAACCGAAAACTATGGAAGGGTAATGGGTTACGAGGCATTCAGGGCCATGGTAAGACCAGAATTCATGGAAATTAAAAAATCCTATGGTAAGGCCATGGATCAGCTTAACATCAAAAAAAGCATGCATCCAGAAATTGCCCATTTATTCACATAA
- a CDS encoding replication factor C small subunit, whose amino-acid sequence MNGPWVEKYRPQTLDEVVGQDHIIQRLKQYINEANMPNLMFTGPAGVGKTTTAIALAKAMLGEYWKQNFLELNASDARGIETVRKDIKSFCRLKAMGAPFRIIFLDEVDNMTKDAQHALRREMEMYTKTSSFILSCNYSSKIIDPIQSRCAIFRFAPIKGHQVIKRLEIIAKAENVNYAPGTLESIVYFAEGDMRRAVNILQSTASMGEEVNEETVHDVVSKAKPKDVRRIVNLALDGDFMGARDLLREVMVVQGTSGEDMVTQVYQEVSKMAMDDLIGSEDYIRLVEHIGEYDFRIREGANPRIQLEALLTKFLPKEKAD is encoded by the coding sequence ATGAACGGACCATGGGTGGAGAAATACCGACCACAAACTCTGGATGAGGTTGTGGGTCAAGATCACATTATACAAAGACTCAAACAGTACATTAACGAAGCGAACATGCCTAACCTCATGTTCACCGGCCCGGCAGGAGTGGGAAAAACCACCACTGCCATTGCACTGGCCAAGGCCATGCTGGGTGAATACTGGAAGCAGAACTTCCTGGAACTCAACGCCTCTGATGCCAGGGGTATCGAAACTGTGCGTAAGGATATTAAAAGCTTCTGCCGGTTAAAGGCAATGGGTGCACCATTCAGGATCATATTCCTAGATGAAGTGGATAATATGACCAAGGATGCCCAGCACGCACTGCGCCGGGAGATGGAGATGTACACCAAAACATCCTCATTCATCCTTTCCTGTAACTACTCATCCAAGATCATCGACCCCATCCAATCCAGGTGTGCCATATTCAGATTCGCACCCATTAAGGGTCACCAGGTCATAAAGAGACTGGAAATAATCGCCAAAGCAGAAAACGTTAATTATGCTCCAGGGACTCTTGAAAGCATAGTTTATTTCGCCGAAGGAGATATGCGTCGGGCAGTTAACATCCTGCAATCCACTGCATCCATGGGTGAGGAAGTAAATGAAGAAACTGTTCACGATGTGGTTTCAAAGGCCAAACCGAAAGATGTGCGCCGGATTGTTAACCTGGCACTGGATGGTGATTTCATGGGCGCCCGTGACCTTCTAAGGGAGGTTATGGTGGTTCAGGGGACCAGTGGAGAAGATATGGTAACCCAGGTTTACCAGGAAGTCTCCAAAATGGCCATGGATGACCTTATTGGAAGTGAGGATTACATTAGACTGGTGGAGCACATAGGAGAGTACGATTTCAGAATAAGGGAAGGTGCCAACCCCCGAATACAATTAGAAGCTCTTTTAACCAAATTCTTACCAAAGGAAAAGGCAGATTAG
- a CDS encoding replication factor C large subunit, which yields MLWTEKYSPQTMKDVLGNKKAIEEIENWLESWDHGEPQKCLLLVGPPGTGKTTLAHLVAGEFSDHIELNASDKRSYDIIMNTIGEASASVSLFGQGGRKLIILDEVDGLHGNEDRGGIRAINKIIKEGHHPMIMMANDLYSKRIQSLKSKCQLIKINKVHTNSIVALLKRICIKEGVDFDEHVLRTLAKRSRGDLRSAINDLQVIAQGKDSISSDDLKIISQKDDINNIFDSVRTVLKSKNPKRIKDSLRLEADPGFILEQITENIPREYEKPEEIEKAYNAVAEADVYLGRAFHTRHYGYWKYTYDLMGVGVALAKDETYKKFSRYTSSTFYSKLSKNRAKRDLRDRVATKIGAKLHTSRKVAIEYFPYFEIMFEGDDLARDLADYFDLEDAEVKQFRSRKIKKRKVKKVPKTPKTKTTPKKTSKKATESVDKSSKNISNDSKNSKEVGKKGILKDTKSQDKVKNKKDNSSKTTSKDKSDSGKAESKDDGKQVSLFSFK from the coding sequence ATGTTGTGGACTGAGAAGTACAGTCCCCAGACCATGAAGGATGTTCTGGGGAATAAGAAAGCCATTGAAGAGATTGAAAACTGGCTGGAAAGCTGGGATCATGGCGAGCCCCAGAAGTGCCTGCTTCTGGTAGGGCCACCGGGCACTGGAAAAACCACCTTGGCCCATCTGGTGGCCGGTGAGTTCTCAGATCACATAGAACTCAATGCCAGTGATAAAAGATCCTACGATATAATTATGAACACCATCGGCGAGGCATCAGCTTCTGTCTCCCTCTTTGGTCAGGGCGGACGTAAACTCATAATCCTGGATGAAGTGGATGGACTCCATGGAAATGAGGACCGTGGTGGTATACGGGCCATAAACAAGATCATCAAGGAGGGTCATCACCCTATGATCATGATGGCCAACGACCTCTACAGTAAACGTATACAGAGCCTTAAATCCAAATGTCAACTTATAAAAATCAACAAGGTGCACACCAACTCCATTGTTGCTCTTTTAAAGAGAATCTGTATCAAGGAAGGGGTCGATTTTGATGAACACGTTCTCCGTACACTGGCCAAAAGATCACGTGGGGATCTGCGATCTGCCATTAACGATCTGCAGGTAATTGCCCAGGGTAAAGACTCAATCAGCTCAGATGATTTAAAGATCATATCCCAAAAAGATGATATTAACAACATCTTCGACTCAGTGCGAACTGTGCTTAAAAGTAAGAACCCCAAACGGATCAAAGATTCCCTTCGCCTGGAGGCAGATCCTGGCTTCATCCTAGAACAGATAACCGAGAACATTCCCCGGGAGTATGAAAAACCAGAGGAGATTGAAAAGGCATATAATGCAGTGGCGGAAGCTGATGTGTACCTGGGAAGAGCCTTCCACACACGACACTATGGTTACTGGAAGTACACCTACGACCTCATGGGCGTGGGAGTGGCCCTGGCCAAGGATGAGACCTACAAAAAATTCAGCAGATACACCAGCTCAACCTTTTACAGTAAACTATCCAAAAATCGGGCCAAAAGGGACCTTAGAGACAGGGTAGCAACCAAGATCGGAGCCAAACTTCACACATCCCGGAAGGTGGCCATTGAATACTTCCCCTACTTTGAGATCATGTTTGAGGGAGATGACTTGGCTAGAGATCTGGCAGACTACTTCGACCTGGAGGATGCAGAAGTTAAACAGTTCCGGAGCAGGAAGATTAAAAAGAGGAAAGTGAAGAAGGTTCCTAAAACTCCTAAAACTAAAACTACACCGAAAAAGACTTCTAAAAAGGCCACAGAATCCGTAGACAAATCTTCTAAAAATATTTCCAATGATTCTAAGAATTCTAAAGAAGTGGGAAAAAAAGGCATTCTCAAAGATACCAAATCCCAGGATAAAGTAAAAAATAAGAAAGATAACTCTTCAAAAACTACATCCAAGGATAAAAGTGATTCTGGAAAGGCCGAATCCAAAGATGATGGGAAGCAGGTTTCGCTTTTCAGTTTTAAATAA
- a CDS encoding VPA1262 family N-terminal domain-containing protein, which produces MEGTHSNEDIKNDFNTLLVKGNIAFYNSSEITNIFLIQNSKTFLNIFTLVVLEESDEILEREKITKKLHKINPNMSLGISRERITIDETKSIFENLLKTTEVKSNIWNIDEDDLHVDDFKILSKKFVPSIDNDTPLNNVLKNNDENGSFIIEFFSEEKSLFKNLNENEYKKICHKILEYLPIDFLFLKDRMFNVIFQFPITLFSVETRASNDWKDLKLKLGWHPLLKRKIPEIEMISSSYDEKDIVGSGIYSGIIDAEKTIKSGNVDAEVTTIIKDKNTGLFLWYYKGYYLKGFKINSNIYGSHPNKKIRIININNNEHKIELEPIKKEYSFKKSYKDWINDRKYDDSLIKLIEEKKFVPYGIRGSNNREQALKDLRIIIQENSENGVYLWDPFARSSDLLNTLYFCPYINSEMKVITSFSKKTKNVFNEDQQFENLKNNQINILKSNSNSEGINLEIRCQRENYGWKFHDRFLIFPFSIKEKPKVWSLGTSINKIGVQHSILMEVNNPQNILDAFNDLWDDLKDSILWKCRED; this is translated from the coding sequence ATGGAAGGTACTCATTCAAATGAGGATATTAAAAACGATTTCAATACCTTATTAGTTAAGGGTAACATTGCATTTTATAACTCTTCAGAAATCACCAATATATTTCTGATACAGAATTCTAAGACTTTTTTAAATATTTTCACATTAGTCGTATTAGAAGAAAGTGATGAGATTTTAGAAAGAGAAAAAATAACAAAGAAACTTCATAAAATTAACCCTAATATGAGCTTAGGAATTTCTCGAGAACGTATTACTATCGATGAAACCAAATCCATTTTTGAGAATTTGTTAAAAACAACTGAAGTAAAGTCTAATATTTGGAATATTGATGAAGACGATCTTCATGTTGACGATTTTAAAATTTTGTCTAAAAAATTTGTTCCTTCGATTGATAACGACACACCATTAAATAATGTACTTAAAAATAATGATGAAAATGGATCTTTTATTATAGAATTCTTTTCGGAGGAAAAAAGCCTTTTCAAAAATTTAAATGAGAATGAATACAAAAAAATTTGTCATAAAATTTTGGAATACTTGCCGATAGATTTTCTTTTCCTAAAAGATAGAATGTTTAATGTTATATTCCAATTTCCAATAACACTATTTTCTGTTGAAACAAGAGCTTCAAATGATTGGAAGGATTTAAAATTAAAATTAGGATGGCATCCTTTGTTGAAAAGAAAAATACCCGAGATAGAAATGATTTCTTCATCTTATGATGAAAAAGATATTGTTGGCTCAGGAATTTATTCAGGTATAATAGATGCAGAAAAAACAATTAAAAGTGGAAATGTTGATGCGGAAGTAACCACAATAATTAAAGATAAGAATACTGGCTTATTTTTATGGTATTATAAAGGTTATTATCTTAAAGGTTTTAAGATAAATTCAAATATCTATGGATCTCATCCAAATAAAAAAATAAGAATCATAAATATCAATAATAATGAGCATAAGATTGAGTTAGAGCCCATAAAAAAGGAATACTCCTTTAAAAAAAGTTATAAAGATTGGATAAACGATAGAAAATATGATGACTCTTTAATTAAATTAATTGAAGAAAAAAAATTTGTTCCTTATGGTATCAGAGGTTCTAACAATAGAGAACAAGCTTTAAAAGATTTAAGAATAATTATACAAGAGAACAGCGAAAATGGAGTTTATTTATGGGATCCATTTGCTCGTAGCAGCGATTTATTAAATACACTTTATTTTTGTCCTTACATTAATTCCGAAATGAAAGTTATTACTTCATTTTCAAAAAAAACGAAAAATGTGTTCAATGAAGATCAACAATTTGAAAATTTGAAAAACAATCAAATAAATATCCTCAAATCCAATTCAAACTCCGAAGGTATAAACTTAGAAATCAGATGTCAAAGAGAGAATTATGGATGGAAATTTCATGACAGATTTTTAATATTCCCGTTTTCTATTAAAGAAAAACCGAAAGTTTGGTCCTTAGGAACTTCTATAAATAAGATAGGTGTACAACATAGTATTTTAATGGAAGTAAATAATCCTCAAAATATTTTAGATGCTTTTAATGACCTTTGGGATGATTTAAAGGATTCAATTTTATGGAAATGTAGGGAAGATTAA
- a CDS encoding ATPase, with translation MTMKQEVIRFLQKNGVETRFVSIVDEKVYINNLKLSRFSRKKEEIFLEEFPNFEVKRSKIFQKICTRASRVLKNALSPHDKVLLKGPGNCVNLTLYAVLESYTRKYGVELIVYNGMDGLNELEVQKKKLDLDIDAVALPLTLDGEVEHILETMLNGEKLELLNSQSNKNGVKMIYPFINVPRSWIESWIAIEGLNCDFGDKAGLPRDMLEFLEGFIPDVREKMMSSAAYLSQKDGS, from the coding sequence ATGACAATGAAGCAAGAAGTGATCCGATTCCTCCAGAAAAACGGTGTAGAAACCAGGTTTGTCAGTATAGTTGATGAAAAGGTTTATATCAATAATCTGAAATTGTCTAGGTTTTCACGTAAAAAAGAGGAGATATTCCTGGAGGAATTCCCTAATTTTGAAGTAAAGCGTTCCAAGATATTTCAGAAAATCTGCACCCGTGCTTCACGTGTACTCAAAAATGCACTGAGTCCCCATGATAAAGTACTCCTGAAAGGTCCGGGAAATTGTGTTAATTTAACACTGTATGCTGTTTTAGAGTCATATACTAGGAAATATGGTGTTGAATTAATTGTTTATAATGGAATGGATGGATTGAATGAACTGGAGGTTCAAAAGAAAAAATTAGACCTCGATATTGATGCAGTGGCCCTGCCACTTACTCTTGACGGGGAGGTGGAGCATATATTGGAAACCATGCTCAATGGTGAGAAATTAGAGCTTTTAAACTCTCAATCAAATAAAAATGGTGTGAAAATGATCTATCCTTTTATTAATGTTCCCCGGTCGTGGATAGAATCATGGATAGCAATTGAAGGTTTAAATTGTGATTTTGGAGATAAAGCTGGGCTTCCCAGGGATATGTTGGAGTTTTTGGAGGGCTTTATTCCTGATGTACGGGAAAAAATGATGAGTTCTGCGGCTTATCTTTCTCAAAAGGATGGATCCTGA
- a CDS encoding DUF368 domain-containing protein: protein MRKIEIYRDTLLIFLRGLLMGTADVIPGVSGGTMALITGIYQRLVHAISQINANFLLAALKGDFAKSKEELLKWDFNLFIPLLAGIGVAVLTMSKIMTVMLTVYTAPTFAFFFGLILASAGFVYKHVDELNFKNIAFLVIGLVFAIIFVGLNPIQANHTLPIIFLSGMVAICAMILPGISGAFLLLLLNQYEYMLAALNQLKFVEIITFCLGAVIGILSFSRLLNYLLEHHKSVTMAFLVGLMIGTLRLPYTRIATSMDSIIPVILAAVIGFVLVIILEKQFEKYHLHWEA from the coding sequence ATGCGAAAAATCGAGATATACCGGGATACCCTTTTAATATTCTTGCGTGGGTTATTAATGGGCACTGCTGATGTGATCCCTGGAGTTTCTGGCGGAACCATGGCTCTGATCACGGGTATTTACCAGAGACTGGTGCATGCCATCAGTCAGATAAATGCCAACTTCCTTTTAGCAGCCCTGAAAGGTGATTTTGCAAAATCCAAGGAAGAACTCTTAAAATGGGATTTCAATTTATTCATACCTTTACTGGCTGGAATTGGGGTGGCGGTTTTAACCATGTCTAAGATCATGACTGTCATGTTAACAGTGTACACTGCCCCTACCTTTGCATTCTTCTTTGGCCTCATCTTAGCATCAGCGGGTTTTGTTTACAAGCATGTTGATGAACTTAACTTTAAAAACATTGCCTTTCTGGTAATTGGTCTTGTTTTTGCCATAATATTTGTGGGATTAAACCCCATACAGGCCAACCATACTCTGCCAATCATTTTCCTGTCAGGGATGGTGGCTATATGTGCAATGATTCTTCCTGGTATCTCTGGAGCATTTCTCTTGCTTCTTTTAAACCAGTATGAATACATGCTGGCAGCCCTAAATCAACTCAAATTCGTAGAAATCATTACATTTTGTTTAGGGGCAGTGATTGGTATTTTATCCTTCTCACGGCTCTTGAATTACCTTCTGGAACATCACAAATCAGTGACCATGGCTTTCCTGGTGGGACTGATGATAGGAACCTTAAGGTTACCTTATACTAGAATTGCAACCTCTATGGACTCCATTATCCCGGTGATATTGGCAGCCGTGATTGGATTTGTGCTGGTGATAATCCTGGAAAAACAGTTCGAGAAATACCATCTGCACTGGGAGGCTTAA